Genomic window (Candidatus Zixiibacteriota bacterium):
TATTTATTCCAGCCGATATATTCCGTCTTTGGGGGTTTGGGAACCGGAGTTTCTTTGGATTCGGATTGGATTTCCGCGGCTGATTCTACGGGTACTTGAGGAATAATAATCCAGGCGATAATATAAGCAAGAAGGCCGACACCGTCGGCGAATACTAAAAGCACGGCAAGGATGCGGATAAAGGTCGGATCGATTCTAAAATATTCGCCCAGACCGCCGCAGACGCCGGCAATGGTACTATCGGTTCGAGAACGATAGAGTTTATTTTCCAAGGATACCTCCTTTTCCTCATTTATTTTACCTGTCTTTTATTTACGAGGAACCCATCAAAAAGTTTTCTTATAATAGTTTTTACAAATCAATCATCGCGCCTCAGAGGGACGAATCTCACCGGATACATATCCTTAATACTGACCTGTCCCCTGATATTTTTTGAGACCAGTTTAAGACTCTGAATATGAACACCAACCGGAATAATCAATTTACCTCCCCGGCCGAGGCGGTCAACGAGCGAGTCGGGAAATTTCTCAGGCGCGGCGGTTACGATTATGGCATCGAATTCCTCAGGAGTTTTTGGTATTTCAAGGCCATCTCCAACGTAGAATTCAATATTCCTATAATCAAGGCTGTCTAACAATTCCCTTGCGTTTTTTGACAGCCTGGCTATGAATTCGACTGTATAGACTTTCTTAAATAATCCCGCCAGTACAGCGGTTTGATACCCTGAGCCGGTGCCTATTTCGAGAACTATTTTATCCGGCCCCGGGGCAATATTTTCCGTCATCGATGCCACAACATAAGGCTGAGAAATCGTCTGCCCGTATCCGATTGACAAAGGACCGTCCTCATAAGCTAAATTTCTCGATTCATTCGGGACAAAAAGATGGCGAGGGACTATCCTCATCGCTTCCAGAACCGCTTCGTTTGTTACGTCCCGAGCGACGATTTGTTGAGCAACCATTTTCATGCGGGAGCGGAGGGAGTCATTTTCTGAACCGCCTGATTTTTTTGAAAATCTCGAAAACATTTTGCCCCTTCCGAACTCCCAACATTTACTCGATTAAGTCAAAATTACTTAATCTATCTTTATATTCAAGCAGATTTTTATTTTCCGGATACAGGACTAATTGTGAATCTATTAGTTTTTTTAATGATTTTAAATTGTCAATCGCATCGTCAAAATACTGTTTTTCTCCGGTAATTTGATATAATTCTCTCGCGGCCAGAATTTTCAGGTAATGGTTTTCTATATTTTTTGACGCAAGATCAAATTCTGGTAGAGCCCTTAGACTATCCAAAAATCGCATTACCGGTTCGTTGAGACTTACATCAGTAAAAGTCTGACTGAGCATCTCTATTTCACCTGCTGACTTTTTGGATCGGATTTTCTGCGGTGAATAGTTGTTAAAAAACTGATCGAGGCTATCGACTGAAGCAATTGCATATTCGCTTTTTAAATCTTCGGCCGCGAATAATCGTTCTCCTTTTCTTTTTTCGATGCCCGGCATTGAC
Coding sequences:
- a CDS encoding PspC domain-containing protein, yielding MENKLYRSRTDSTIAGVCGGLGEYFRIDPTFIRILAVLLVFADGVGLLAYIIAWIIIPQVPVESAAEIQSESKETPVPKPPKTEYIGWNKYVPGAILIAIGVFFILRNNFWWWDFEQFWPALLILVGIFLIFRWGNRRRREEAENQELKGGPHDSSQV
- a CDS encoding protein-L-isoaspartate(D-aspartate) O-methyltransferase, which produces MFSRFSKKSGGSENDSLRSRMKMVAQQIVARDVTNEAVLEAMRIVPRHLFVPNESRNLAYEDGPLSIGYGQTISQPYVVASMTENIAPGPDKIVLEIGTGSGYQTAVLAGLFKKVYTVEFIARLSKNARELLDSLDYRNIEFYVGDGLEIPKTPEEFDAIIVTAAPEKFPDSLVDRLGRGGKLIIPVGVHIQSLKLVSKNIRGQVSIKDMYPVRFVPLRRDD